The Peromyscus maniculatus bairdii isolate BWxNUB_F1_BW_parent chromosome 6, HU_Pman_BW_mat_3.1, whole genome shotgun sequence genome has a segment encoding these proteins:
- the Adam15 gene encoding disintegrin and metalloproteinase domain-containing protein 15 isoform X4 yields the protein MRLALLWALGLLGAGSPRPSPPLPNIGGTGEQQQQEAKPERALSGSSERQVVQDSPPVSLAELLQTGLPEALRVRVELDGESHVLELLQNRDLVPGRPTLVWYQPDGTRVISEGHSLENCCYRGDVQGRPGSRVSLCACSGIRGLVVLSPERSYALELGPGDLQGPLLVSRTQDLLLPGHTCAPSWHTPVPTQAGPDLLLGQQHIHRLKRDVVTETKTVELVIVADNSEVRKYPDFQQLLNRTLEVALLLDTFFQPLKVRVALVGLEAWTQHDLIEMSSNPAVLLDNFLRWRRTDLLPRLPHDSAQLVTGTSFSGPMVGMAIQNSICSPDYSGGVNMDHSTSILGVASSIAHELGHSLGLDHDSPGSGCPCPGPAPAKSCVMEASTDFLPGLNFSNCSRQALEKALLDGMGSCLFERLPSLAPMSSLCGNTFVDPGEQCDCGFPDECTDPCCDYFTCQLRPGAQCASDGPCCQNCKLHPAGWQCRPRRDDCDLPEFCPGDSSQCPADLRLGDGEPCADGQAVCMHGRCASYAQQCQSLWGPGAQPAAPLCLQTANTRGNAFGSCGRSPNGSYVPCAPRDAVCGQLQCQWGGSQPLLGSVQDLFSEVLQANGRQLNCSWAHLDLGNDVAQPLLALPGTACGPGLVCIDHRCQPVDLLGAHECRSKCHGHGVCDSSRHCHCEEGWAPPDCVTQLRATSSLTTGLLLSLLVVVALVLLGASYWHRARLHQRLCQLKGSSCQYRAAQPNPPERPGPPQRAQQTPGAKQASAVILPVPPSRPLPPNPVPKKLQWCSSLGDQGAPSAFKVPEAAE from the exons ATGCGGCTGGCGCTGCTCTGGGCCCTGGGACTCCTGGGCGCGGGCAGCCCTCGGCCCTCCCCGCCGCTCCCAAACATAG GAGGCActggagagcagcagcagcaggaagccaAACCAGAGAGGGCCCTGAGTGGATCCTCGGAGAGGCAGGTCGTTCAGGACAGCCCCCCAGTTAGCCTGGCAGAATTGCTCCAG ACTGGTCTCCCTGAAGCCCTGAGGGTCAGAGTGGAGCTGGACGGTGAAAGTCATGTCCTGGAGCTTCTACAGAATAG AGATCTAGTCCCCGGCCGCCCAACTCTGGTGTGGTACCAGCCTGATGGCACCCGGGTGATCAGTGAGGGGCACAGTCTG GAGAACTGCTGCTACCGAGGAGATGTGCAGGGCCGCCCCGGCTCACGGGTCTCCCTCTGTGCCTGCTCCGGGATCAG GGGGTTGGTGGTCCTGTCCCCAGAGAGAAGCTATGCACTGGAGCTGGGGCCTGGAGACCTGCAGGGTCCTCTCCTTGTTTCTCGGACCCAGGACCTCCTCCTGCCAGGCCACACCTGTGCTCCAAGCTGGCATACACCTGTGCCCACTCAAGCTGGCCCAGACCTCCTCCTGGGACAGCAGCACATTCACAGG CTTAAGCGGGATGTGGTAACAGAGACCAAAACGGTTGAGCTGGTGATTGTGGCTGACAACTCCGAG GTCAGAAAGTACCCTGACTTCCAACAGCTGCTGAACCGAACACTGGAAGTGGCCCTCCTGCTAGACACG TTCTTCCAGCCCTTGAAGGTCCGGGTAGCCCTCGTGGGTCTAGAGGCATGGACCCAGCATGACCTGATAGAGATGAGTTCCAACCCAGCTGTCCTGCTGGACAACTTCCTCCGCTGGCGCCGGACGGACCTGCTGCCTCGGCTGCCCCACGATAGTGCCCAGCTGGTGAC TGGTACTTCTTTCTCTGGGCCCATGGTGGGCATGGCCATTCAGAACTCCATCTGTTCCCCCGACTACTCAGGAGGTGTGAATATG GACCATTCCACAAGCATCTTAGGAGTTGCCTCCTCAATCGCCCATGAGTTGGGCCACAGCCTGGGTCTAGACCATGATTCACCTGGGAGCGGTTGTCCCTGTCCGGGTCCAGCTCCAGCCAAGAGCTGCGTCATGGAAGCCTCCACAGA TTTCCTACCAGGTTTGAACTTCAGCAACTGCAGCCGACAGGCCCTGGAAAAAGCCCTCCTCGATGGGATGGGCAGCTGCCTCTTTGAACGGCTGCCCAGCCTGGCCCCCATGTCCTCTTTGTGTGGAAATACGTTTGTGGACCCTGGCGAGCAGTGTGACTGTGGTTTCCCAGAT GAATGCACCGATCCTTGCTGTGACTACTTCACCTGCCAGCTGCGGCCAGGAGCACAGTGTGCCTCCGATGGACCCTGCTGTCAGAACTGCAAG TTGCACCCAGCTGGCTGGCAGTGCCGCCCTCGCAGAGACGATTGTGATTTGCCCGAGTTCTGCCCCGGAGATAGTTCCCAGTGCCCCGCTGACCTCAGGCTGGGGGACGGTGAACCCTGTGCTGACGGACAGGCTGTGTGTATGCACGGGCGCTGTGCCTCCTACGCCCAGCAGTGCCAGTCGCTCTGGGGACCTGGGGCCCAGCCTGCTGCACCGCTTTGCCTCCAGACAGCCAACACTCGGGGTAACGCCTTCGGGAGCTGTGGGCGCAGCCCCAACGGCAGCTACGTGCCCTGCGCCCCTAG AGATGCCGTCTGTGGACAGCTACAGTGCCAGTGGGGGGGGAGCCAGCCTCTGCTGGGCTCAGTCCAAGACCTGTTCTCGGAGGTCCTGCAAGCCAATGGGAGGCAGCTGAActgcagctgggcacacctggaCCTGGGCAACGATGTGGCTCAgcctctcctggctctgcctggcaCTGCCTGTGGCCCTGGCCTG GTGTGCATCGACCATCGATGCCAGCCCGTGGATCTCCTGGGAGCACACGAGTGTCGGAGCAAATGCCATGGCCATGGG GTCTGTGACAGCAGCAGACACTGCCACTGTGAGGAGGGCTGGGCACCCCCTGACTGCGTGACTCAGCTCAGAG CAACCAGCTCCCTGACCACGGGCCtgctcctcagcctcctggtggtggtggccctAGTCCTCCTCGGTGCCAGCTACTGGCACCGAGCCCGCCTGCATCAGCGGCTCTGCCAGCTCAAGGGATCCAGCTGCCAGTATAG GGCAGCCCAACCAAACCCTCCTGAACGGCCAGGACCTCCACAGCGGGCCCAGCAGACGCCAGGCGCTAAG CAAGCTAGTGCGGTCATCTTGCCGGTACCCCCCTCCAGGCCGCTGCCCCCTAACCCTGTGCCCAAGAAACTCCAG TGGTGTTCTTCATTAGGAGACCAGGGTGCCCCCTCCGCCTTCAAAGTCCCAGAAGCAGCAGAGTGA
- the Adam15 gene encoding disintegrin and metalloproteinase domain-containing protein 15 isoform X3: MRLALLWALGLLGAGSPRPSPPLPNIGGTGEQQQQEAKPERALSGSSERQVVQDSPPVSLAELLQTGLPEALRVRVELDGESHVLELLQNRDLVPGRPTLVWYQPDGTRVISEGHSLENCCYRGDVQGRPGSRVSLCACSGIRGLVVLSPERSYALELGPGDLQGPLLVSRTQDLLLPGHTCAPSWHTPVPTQAGPDLLLGQQHIHRLKRDVVTETKTVELVIVADNSEVRKYPDFQQLLNRTLEVALLLDTFFQPLKVRVALVGLEAWTQHDLIEMSSNPAVLLDNFLRWRRTDLLPRLPHDSAQLVTGTSFSGPMVGMAIQNSICSPDYSGGVNMDHSTSILGVASSIAHELGHSLGLDHDSPGSGCPCPGPAPAKSCVMEASTDFLPGLNFSNCSRQALEKALLDGMGSCLFERLPSLAPMSSLCGNTFVDPGEQCDCGFPDECTDPCCDYFTCQLRPGAQCASDGPCCQNCKLHPAGWQCRPRRDDCDLPEFCPGDSSQCPADLRLGDGEPCADGQAVCMHGRCASYAQQCQSLWGPGAQPAAPLCLQTANTRGNAFGSCGRSPNGSYVPCAPRDAVCGQLQCQWGGSQPLLGSVQDLFSEVLQANGRQLNCSWAHLDLGNDVAQPLLALPGTACGPGLVCIDHRCQPVDLLGAHECRSKCHGHGVCDSSRHCHCEEGWAPPDCVTQLRATSSLTTGLLLSLLVVVALVLLGASYWHRARLHQRLCQLKGSSCQYRAAQPNPPERPGPPQRAQQTPGAKSQGPAKPPPPRKPLPANPQGRHPSGDLPGPGDGSMQPVVPSRPAPPPPAVPSLYL, from the exons ATGCGGCTGGCGCTGCTCTGGGCCCTGGGACTCCTGGGCGCGGGCAGCCCTCGGCCCTCCCCGCCGCTCCCAAACATAG GAGGCActggagagcagcagcagcaggaagccaAACCAGAGAGGGCCCTGAGTGGATCCTCGGAGAGGCAGGTCGTTCAGGACAGCCCCCCAGTTAGCCTGGCAGAATTGCTCCAG ACTGGTCTCCCTGAAGCCCTGAGGGTCAGAGTGGAGCTGGACGGTGAAAGTCATGTCCTGGAGCTTCTACAGAATAG AGATCTAGTCCCCGGCCGCCCAACTCTGGTGTGGTACCAGCCTGATGGCACCCGGGTGATCAGTGAGGGGCACAGTCTG GAGAACTGCTGCTACCGAGGAGATGTGCAGGGCCGCCCCGGCTCACGGGTCTCCCTCTGTGCCTGCTCCGGGATCAG GGGGTTGGTGGTCCTGTCCCCAGAGAGAAGCTATGCACTGGAGCTGGGGCCTGGAGACCTGCAGGGTCCTCTCCTTGTTTCTCGGACCCAGGACCTCCTCCTGCCAGGCCACACCTGTGCTCCAAGCTGGCATACACCTGTGCCCACTCAAGCTGGCCCAGACCTCCTCCTGGGACAGCAGCACATTCACAGG CTTAAGCGGGATGTGGTAACAGAGACCAAAACGGTTGAGCTGGTGATTGTGGCTGACAACTCCGAG GTCAGAAAGTACCCTGACTTCCAACAGCTGCTGAACCGAACACTGGAAGTGGCCCTCCTGCTAGACACG TTCTTCCAGCCCTTGAAGGTCCGGGTAGCCCTCGTGGGTCTAGAGGCATGGACCCAGCATGACCTGATAGAGATGAGTTCCAACCCAGCTGTCCTGCTGGACAACTTCCTCCGCTGGCGCCGGACGGACCTGCTGCCTCGGCTGCCCCACGATAGTGCCCAGCTGGTGAC TGGTACTTCTTTCTCTGGGCCCATGGTGGGCATGGCCATTCAGAACTCCATCTGTTCCCCCGACTACTCAGGAGGTGTGAATATG GACCATTCCACAAGCATCTTAGGAGTTGCCTCCTCAATCGCCCATGAGTTGGGCCACAGCCTGGGTCTAGACCATGATTCACCTGGGAGCGGTTGTCCCTGTCCGGGTCCAGCTCCAGCCAAGAGCTGCGTCATGGAAGCCTCCACAGA TTTCCTACCAGGTTTGAACTTCAGCAACTGCAGCCGACAGGCCCTGGAAAAAGCCCTCCTCGATGGGATGGGCAGCTGCCTCTTTGAACGGCTGCCCAGCCTGGCCCCCATGTCCTCTTTGTGTGGAAATACGTTTGTGGACCCTGGCGAGCAGTGTGACTGTGGTTTCCCAGAT GAATGCACCGATCCTTGCTGTGACTACTTCACCTGCCAGCTGCGGCCAGGAGCACAGTGTGCCTCCGATGGACCCTGCTGTCAGAACTGCAAG TTGCACCCAGCTGGCTGGCAGTGCCGCCCTCGCAGAGACGATTGTGATTTGCCCGAGTTCTGCCCCGGAGATAGTTCCCAGTGCCCCGCTGACCTCAGGCTGGGGGACGGTGAACCCTGTGCTGACGGACAGGCTGTGTGTATGCACGGGCGCTGTGCCTCCTACGCCCAGCAGTGCCAGTCGCTCTGGGGACCTGGGGCCCAGCCTGCTGCACCGCTTTGCCTCCAGACAGCCAACACTCGGGGTAACGCCTTCGGGAGCTGTGGGCGCAGCCCCAACGGCAGCTACGTGCCCTGCGCCCCTAG AGATGCCGTCTGTGGACAGCTACAGTGCCAGTGGGGGGGGAGCCAGCCTCTGCTGGGCTCAGTCCAAGACCTGTTCTCGGAGGTCCTGCAAGCCAATGGGAGGCAGCTGAActgcagctgggcacacctggaCCTGGGCAACGATGTGGCTCAgcctctcctggctctgcctggcaCTGCCTGTGGCCCTGGCCTG GTGTGCATCGACCATCGATGCCAGCCCGTGGATCTCCTGGGAGCACACGAGTGTCGGAGCAAATGCCATGGCCATGGG GTCTGTGACAGCAGCAGACACTGCCACTGTGAGGAGGGCTGGGCACCCCCTGACTGCGTGACTCAGCTCAGAG CAACCAGCTCCCTGACCACGGGCCtgctcctcagcctcctggtggtggtggccctAGTCCTCCTCGGTGCCAGCTACTGGCACCGAGCCCGCCTGCATCAGCGGCTCTGCCAGCTCAAGGGATCCAGCTGCCAGTATAG GGCAGCCCAACCAAACCCTCCTGAACGGCCAGGACCTCCACAGCGGGCCCAGCAGACGCCAGGCGCTAAG TCTCAGGGGCCCGccaaacccccacccccaaggaagCCACTGCCTGCCAACCCACAGGGCCGGCACCCATCAGGTGACCTGCCGGGTCCAGGGGATGGGAGCATGCAGCCGGTGGTGCCCTCCAG GCCAGCTCCACCGCCCCCAGCAGTACCCTCGCTCTACCTCTGA
- the Efna4 gene encoding ephrin-A4, with translation MRLLPLLRTVLWAALLGSRLRGCSSLRHPVYWNSTNPRLLRGDAVVELGLNDYLDIFCPHYESPGPPEGPETFALYMVDWSGYQACKAQGANAFQRWKCSLPFAPFGPVRFSEKIQRFTPFSLGFEFLPGETYYYISVPTPESSGRCLRLQVSVCCKGSQSESAHPVGSPGESGTSGWRGEHASSPLSLLLLLLLPILRLLRVL, from the exons ATGCGGCTGCTGCCCCTGCTGCGGACTGTCCTCTGGGCCGCGCTGCTCGGCTCGCGCCTGCGGGGGTGCTCCAGCCTCCGCCACCCCGTCTACTGGAACTCCACGAACCCCAG GCTGCTTCGAGGGGATGCCGTGGTGGAGCTGGGCCTCAACGATTACCTAGACATCTTCTGCCCACACTATGAAAGCCCGGGCCCCCCGGAGGGCCCGGAAACCTTTGCTTTGTACATGGTGGACTGGTCAGGCTACCAGGCCTGCAAGGCACAGGGGGCAAACGCCTTTCAGCGATGGAAGTGCTCTCTGCCTTTTGCTCCCTTTGGCCCTGTTCGCTTCTCCGAAAAGATTCAGCGCTTCACACCCTTCTCCCTGGGCTTCGAGTTCTTGCCTGGAGAGACTTACTACTACATCT CGGTGCCAACCCCGGAGAGTTCCGGCCGGTGCCTGCGCCTCCAGGTGTCCGTCTGCTGCAAGGGGAGCC AGTCGGAGTCAGCCCATCCTGTCGGGAGCCCCGGCGAAAGTGGCACCTCTGGGTGGCGAGGAGAGCATGCGTCCAGCCCCCtgtctctcctgctgctgctgctgctcccgaTACTTCGTCTCCTGCGAGTTCTGTGA
- the Adam15 gene encoding disintegrin and metalloproteinase domain-containing protein 15 isoform X2, whose product MRLALLWALGLLGAGSPRPSPPLPNIGGTGEQQQQEAKPERALSGSSERQVVQDSPPVSLAELLQTGLPEALRVRVELDGESHVLELLQNRDLVPGRPTLVWYQPDGTRVISEGHSLENCCYRGDVQGRPGSRVSLCACSGIRGLVVLSPERSYALELGPGDLQGPLLVSRTQDLLLPGHTCAPSWHTPVPTQAGPDLLLGQQHIHRLKRDVVTETKTVELVIVADNSEVRKYPDFQQLLNRTLEVALLLDTFFQPLKVRVALVGLEAWTQHDLIEMSSNPAVLLDNFLRWRRTDLLPRLPHDSAQLVTGTSFSGPMVGMAIQNSICSPDYSGGVNMDHSTSILGVASSIAHELGHSLGLDHDSPGSGCPCPGPAPAKSCVMEASTDFLPGLNFSNCSRQALEKALLDGMGSCLFERLPSLAPMSSLCGNTFVDPGEQCDCGFPDECTDPCCDYFTCQLRPGAQCASDGPCCQNCKLHPAGWQCRPRRDDCDLPEFCPGDSSQCPADLRLGDGEPCADGQAVCMHGRCASYAQQCQSLWGPGAQPAAPLCLQTANTRGNAFGSCGRSPNGSYVPCAPRDAVCGQLQCQWGGSQPLLGSVQDLFSEVLQANGRQLNCSWAHLDLGNDVAQPLLALPGTACGPGLVCIDHRCQPVDLLGAHECRSKCHGHGVCDSSRHCHCEEGWAPPDCVTQLRATSSLTTGLLLSLLVVVALVLLGASYWHRARLHQRLCQLKGSSCQYRAAQPNPPERPGPPQRAQQTPGAKAELAERSNPPTRPLPADPVVVRHPKSQGPAKPPPPRKPLPANPQGRHPSGDLPGPGDGSMQPVVPSRPAPPPPAVPSLYL is encoded by the exons ATGCGGCTGGCGCTGCTCTGGGCCCTGGGACTCCTGGGCGCGGGCAGCCCTCGGCCCTCCCCGCCGCTCCCAAACATAG GAGGCActggagagcagcagcagcaggaagccaAACCAGAGAGGGCCCTGAGTGGATCCTCGGAGAGGCAGGTCGTTCAGGACAGCCCCCCAGTTAGCCTGGCAGAATTGCTCCAG ACTGGTCTCCCTGAAGCCCTGAGGGTCAGAGTGGAGCTGGACGGTGAAAGTCATGTCCTGGAGCTTCTACAGAATAG AGATCTAGTCCCCGGCCGCCCAACTCTGGTGTGGTACCAGCCTGATGGCACCCGGGTGATCAGTGAGGGGCACAGTCTG GAGAACTGCTGCTACCGAGGAGATGTGCAGGGCCGCCCCGGCTCACGGGTCTCCCTCTGTGCCTGCTCCGGGATCAG GGGGTTGGTGGTCCTGTCCCCAGAGAGAAGCTATGCACTGGAGCTGGGGCCTGGAGACCTGCAGGGTCCTCTCCTTGTTTCTCGGACCCAGGACCTCCTCCTGCCAGGCCACACCTGTGCTCCAAGCTGGCATACACCTGTGCCCACTCAAGCTGGCCCAGACCTCCTCCTGGGACAGCAGCACATTCACAGG CTTAAGCGGGATGTGGTAACAGAGACCAAAACGGTTGAGCTGGTGATTGTGGCTGACAACTCCGAG GTCAGAAAGTACCCTGACTTCCAACAGCTGCTGAACCGAACACTGGAAGTGGCCCTCCTGCTAGACACG TTCTTCCAGCCCTTGAAGGTCCGGGTAGCCCTCGTGGGTCTAGAGGCATGGACCCAGCATGACCTGATAGAGATGAGTTCCAACCCAGCTGTCCTGCTGGACAACTTCCTCCGCTGGCGCCGGACGGACCTGCTGCCTCGGCTGCCCCACGATAGTGCCCAGCTGGTGAC TGGTACTTCTTTCTCTGGGCCCATGGTGGGCATGGCCATTCAGAACTCCATCTGTTCCCCCGACTACTCAGGAGGTGTGAATATG GACCATTCCACAAGCATCTTAGGAGTTGCCTCCTCAATCGCCCATGAGTTGGGCCACAGCCTGGGTCTAGACCATGATTCACCTGGGAGCGGTTGTCCCTGTCCGGGTCCAGCTCCAGCCAAGAGCTGCGTCATGGAAGCCTCCACAGA TTTCCTACCAGGTTTGAACTTCAGCAACTGCAGCCGACAGGCCCTGGAAAAAGCCCTCCTCGATGGGATGGGCAGCTGCCTCTTTGAACGGCTGCCCAGCCTGGCCCCCATGTCCTCTTTGTGTGGAAATACGTTTGTGGACCCTGGCGAGCAGTGTGACTGTGGTTTCCCAGAT GAATGCACCGATCCTTGCTGTGACTACTTCACCTGCCAGCTGCGGCCAGGAGCACAGTGTGCCTCCGATGGACCCTGCTGTCAGAACTGCAAG TTGCACCCAGCTGGCTGGCAGTGCCGCCCTCGCAGAGACGATTGTGATTTGCCCGAGTTCTGCCCCGGAGATAGTTCCCAGTGCCCCGCTGACCTCAGGCTGGGGGACGGTGAACCCTGTGCTGACGGACAGGCTGTGTGTATGCACGGGCGCTGTGCCTCCTACGCCCAGCAGTGCCAGTCGCTCTGGGGACCTGGGGCCCAGCCTGCTGCACCGCTTTGCCTCCAGACAGCCAACACTCGGGGTAACGCCTTCGGGAGCTGTGGGCGCAGCCCCAACGGCAGCTACGTGCCCTGCGCCCCTAG AGATGCCGTCTGTGGACAGCTACAGTGCCAGTGGGGGGGGAGCCAGCCTCTGCTGGGCTCAGTCCAAGACCTGTTCTCGGAGGTCCTGCAAGCCAATGGGAGGCAGCTGAActgcagctgggcacacctggaCCTGGGCAACGATGTGGCTCAgcctctcctggctctgcctggcaCTGCCTGTGGCCCTGGCCTG GTGTGCATCGACCATCGATGCCAGCCCGTGGATCTCCTGGGAGCACACGAGTGTCGGAGCAAATGCCATGGCCATGGG GTCTGTGACAGCAGCAGACACTGCCACTGTGAGGAGGGCTGGGCACCCCCTGACTGCGTGACTCAGCTCAGAG CAACCAGCTCCCTGACCACGGGCCtgctcctcagcctcctggtggtggtggccctAGTCCTCCTCGGTGCCAGCTACTGGCACCGAGCCCGCCTGCATCAGCGGCTCTGCCAGCTCAAGGGATCCAGCTGCCAGTATAG GGCAGCCCAACCAAACCCTCCTGAACGGCCAGGACCTCCACAGCGGGCCCAGCAGACGCCAGGCGCTAAG GCTGAGCTGGCTGAGCGATCCAATCCCCCCACTCGCCCTCTGCCCGCTGACCCTGTGGTGGTGCGGCACCCAAAG TCTCAGGGGCCCGccaaacccccacccccaaggaagCCACTGCCTGCCAACCCACAGGGCCGGCACCCATCAGGTGACCTGCCGGGTCCAGGGGATGGGAGCATGCAGCCGGTGGTGCCCTCCAG GCCAGCTCCACCGCCCCCAGCAGTACCCTCGCTCTACCTCTGA
- the Adam15 gene encoding disintegrin and metalloproteinase domain-containing protein 15 isoform X1 → MRLALLWALGLLGAGSPRPSPPLPNIGGTGEQQQQEAKPERALSGSSERQVVQDSPPVSLAELLQTGLPEALRVRVELDGESHVLELLQNRDLVPGRPTLVWYQPDGTRVISEGHSLENCCYRGDVQGRPGSRVSLCACSGIRGLVVLSPERSYALELGPGDLQGPLLVSRTQDLLLPGHTCAPSWHTPVPTQAGPDLLLGQQHIHRLKRDVVTETKTVELVIVADNSEVRKYPDFQQLLNRTLEVALLLDTFFQPLKVRVALVGLEAWTQHDLIEMSSNPAVLLDNFLRWRRTDLLPRLPHDSAQLVTGTSFSGPMVGMAIQNSICSPDYSGGVNMDHSTSILGVASSIAHELGHSLGLDHDSPGSGCPCPGPAPAKSCVMEASTDFLPGLNFSNCSRQALEKALLDGMGSCLFERLPSLAPMSSLCGNTFVDPGEQCDCGFPDECTDPCCDYFTCQLRPGAQCASDGPCCQNCKLHPAGWQCRPRRDDCDLPEFCPGDSSQCPADLRLGDGEPCADGQAVCMHGRCASYAQQCQSLWGPGAQPAAPLCLQTANTRGNAFGSCGRSPNGSYVPCAPRDAVCGQLQCQWGGSQPLLGSVQDLFSEVLQANGRQLNCSWAHLDLGNDVAQPLLALPGTACGPGLVCIDHRCQPVDLLGAHECRSKCHGHGVCDSSRHCHCEEGWAPPDCVTQLRATSSLTTGLLLSLLVVVALVLLGASYWHRARLHQRLCQLKGSSCQYRAAQPNPPERPGPPQRAQQTPGAKQASAVILPVPPSRPLPPNPVPKKLQAELAERSNPPTRPLPADPVVVRHPKSQGPAKPPPPRKPLPANPQGRHPSGDLPGPGDGSMQPVVPSRPAPPPPAVPSLYL, encoded by the exons ATGCGGCTGGCGCTGCTCTGGGCCCTGGGACTCCTGGGCGCGGGCAGCCCTCGGCCCTCCCCGCCGCTCCCAAACATAG GAGGCActggagagcagcagcagcaggaagccaAACCAGAGAGGGCCCTGAGTGGATCCTCGGAGAGGCAGGTCGTTCAGGACAGCCCCCCAGTTAGCCTGGCAGAATTGCTCCAG ACTGGTCTCCCTGAAGCCCTGAGGGTCAGAGTGGAGCTGGACGGTGAAAGTCATGTCCTGGAGCTTCTACAGAATAG AGATCTAGTCCCCGGCCGCCCAACTCTGGTGTGGTACCAGCCTGATGGCACCCGGGTGATCAGTGAGGGGCACAGTCTG GAGAACTGCTGCTACCGAGGAGATGTGCAGGGCCGCCCCGGCTCACGGGTCTCCCTCTGTGCCTGCTCCGGGATCAG GGGGTTGGTGGTCCTGTCCCCAGAGAGAAGCTATGCACTGGAGCTGGGGCCTGGAGACCTGCAGGGTCCTCTCCTTGTTTCTCGGACCCAGGACCTCCTCCTGCCAGGCCACACCTGTGCTCCAAGCTGGCATACACCTGTGCCCACTCAAGCTGGCCCAGACCTCCTCCTGGGACAGCAGCACATTCACAGG CTTAAGCGGGATGTGGTAACAGAGACCAAAACGGTTGAGCTGGTGATTGTGGCTGACAACTCCGAG GTCAGAAAGTACCCTGACTTCCAACAGCTGCTGAACCGAACACTGGAAGTGGCCCTCCTGCTAGACACG TTCTTCCAGCCCTTGAAGGTCCGGGTAGCCCTCGTGGGTCTAGAGGCATGGACCCAGCATGACCTGATAGAGATGAGTTCCAACCCAGCTGTCCTGCTGGACAACTTCCTCCGCTGGCGCCGGACGGACCTGCTGCCTCGGCTGCCCCACGATAGTGCCCAGCTGGTGAC TGGTACTTCTTTCTCTGGGCCCATGGTGGGCATGGCCATTCAGAACTCCATCTGTTCCCCCGACTACTCAGGAGGTGTGAATATG GACCATTCCACAAGCATCTTAGGAGTTGCCTCCTCAATCGCCCATGAGTTGGGCCACAGCCTGGGTCTAGACCATGATTCACCTGGGAGCGGTTGTCCCTGTCCGGGTCCAGCTCCAGCCAAGAGCTGCGTCATGGAAGCCTCCACAGA TTTCCTACCAGGTTTGAACTTCAGCAACTGCAGCCGACAGGCCCTGGAAAAAGCCCTCCTCGATGGGATGGGCAGCTGCCTCTTTGAACGGCTGCCCAGCCTGGCCCCCATGTCCTCTTTGTGTGGAAATACGTTTGTGGACCCTGGCGAGCAGTGTGACTGTGGTTTCCCAGAT GAATGCACCGATCCTTGCTGTGACTACTTCACCTGCCAGCTGCGGCCAGGAGCACAGTGTGCCTCCGATGGACCCTGCTGTCAGAACTGCAAG TTGCACCCAGCTGGCTGGCAGTGCCGCCCTCGCAGAGACGATTGTGATTTGCCCGAGTTCTGCCCCGGAGATAGTTCCCAGTGCCCCGCTGACCTCAGGCTGGGGGACGGTGAACCCTGTGCTGACGGACAGGCTGTGTGTATGCACGGGCGCTGTGCCTCCTACGCCCAGCAGTGCCAGTCGCTCTGGGGACCTGGGGCCCAGCCTGCTGCACCGCTTTGCCTCCAGACAGCCAACACTCGGGGTAACGCCTTCGGGAGCTGTGGGCGCAGCCCCAACGGCAGCTACGTGCCCTGCGCCCCTAG AGATGCCGTCTGTGGACAGCTACAGTGCCAGTGGGGGGGGAGCCAGCCTCTGCTGGGCTCAGTCCAAGACCTGTTCTCGGAGGTCCTGCAAGCCAATGGGAGGCAGCTGAActgcagctgggcacacctggaCCTGGGCAACGATGTGGCTCAgcctctcctggctctgcctggcaCTGCCTGTGGCCCTGGCCTG GTGTGCATCGACCATCGATGCCAGCCCGTGGATCTCCTGGGAGCACACGAGTGTCGGAGCAAATGCCATGGCCATGGG GTCTGTGACAGCAGCAGACACTGCCACTGTGAGGAGGGCTGGGCACCCCCTGACTGCGTGACTCAGCTCAGAG CAACCAGCTCCCTGACCACGGGCCtgctcctcagcctcctggtggtggtggccctAGTCCTCCTCGGTGCCAGCTACTGGCACCGAGCCCGCCTGCATCAGCGGCTCTGCCAGCTCAAGGGATCCAGCTGCCAGTATAG GGCAGCCCAACCAAACCCTCCTGAACGGCCAGGACCTCCACAGCGGGCCCAGCAGACGCCAGGCGCTAAG CAAGCTAGTGCGGTCATCTTGCCGGTACCCCCCTCCAGGCCGCTGCCCCCTAACCCTGTGCCCAAGAAACTCCAG GCTGAGCTGGCTGAGCGATCCAATCCCCCCACTCGCCCTCTGCCCGCTGACCCTGTGGTGGTGCGGCACCCAAAG TCTCAGGGGCCCGccaaacccccacccccaaggaagCCACTGCCTGCCAACCCACAGGGCCGGCACCCATCAGGTGACCTGCCGGGTCCAGGGGATGGGAGCATGCAGCCGGTGGTGCCCTCCAG GCCAGCTCCACCGCCCCCAGCAGTACCCTCGCTCTACCTCTGA